A region of Carassius auratus strain Wakin chromosome 41, ASM336829v1, whole genome shotgun sequence DNA encodes the following proteins:
- the LOC113059653 gene encoding HORMA domain-containing protein 1-like isoform X2, whose translation MACEQKLRPFQSCQMLPDVVSTEQQSLVLVKKLLAIAVSSITYLRGLFPEKAYGRKYVGELKVLILREHSCPGAQQIVQWLQGCFDALQRRYLRMVLLSKVTECYQFKINYTENGPQMDFESKNGQSLTKMACDNTQKSSMLLVRKLYMLMQNLGPLPDNVCLNMKLFYYDEVTPQEYQPPGFKDDDNETLIFEKEPVNLTMGEVVTPFHSLRMNVTTERKRLEPFDEEEEVCVSTKWSLKMFEDGMMSETSVQQECMTKEKVITDAGIEYSETQEHSQRAHRSSKEDLDITNEKMDSLVKKTADLKVNARKTRSGRIFEPQISQLEFPLSQDPQPSAPKKRKVSVPK comes from the exons ATGGCATGTGAACAGAAACTTCGCCCTTTTCAG agctgtCAGATGCTGCCTGATGTAGTGTCCACCGAACAGCAGTCACTGGTGCTTGTGAAGAAACTTTTAGCCATTGCTGTCTCAAGCATCACTTACCTCAGGGGTCTTTTCCCAGAAAAGGCCTATGGTCGCAAATATGTTGGAG aGCTGAAAGTCCTTATACTGCGAGAGCATAGCTGCCCTGGTGCTCAGCAGATTGTGCAGTG GTTGCAGGGCTGTTTTGATGCACTTCAAAGAAGATAT CTACGAATGGTTCTTCTATCA AAAGTGACTGAATGCTACCAGTTTAAAATCAATTACACAGAGAATGGACCTCAGATGGACTTTGAGAG CAAAAATGGACAGAGTCTGACTAAAATGGCCTGTGACAACACCCAGAAATCCAGTATGCTGCTAGTGCGCAAGCTTTACATGCTGATGCAAAATCTTGGCCCGCTGCCTGACAACGTCTGCCTCAACATGAAACTCTTCTACTATGATGAAG TGACCCCTCAGGAGTATCAGCCACCTGGCTTCAAGGACGATGACAATGAGACTTTGATATTTGAGAAGGAACCAGTAAATCTGACCATGGGAGAGGTGGTCACACCTTTTCATAGTCTCCGAATGAACGTCACCACTGAGCGCAAGAGACTTGAGCCG tttgatgaggaggaggaagtaTGTGTGAGTACAAAATGGTCTTTGAAAATGTTTGAAGATGGAATGATGTCTGAGACCTCTGTTCAGCAG GAGTGTATGACAAAGGAGAAAGTCATCACTGATGCTGGCATTGAATACTCAG AAACTCAGGAACACTCCCAACGGGCTCACAGAAGCAGCAAGGAGGATCTTGACATAACAAATGAAAAG ATGGACAGTCTGGTAAAGAAAACTGCTGATCTTAAGGTGAACGCAAGGAAGACCAGGAGCGGACGCATCTTTGAACCTCAG ATCTCTCAGTTAGAGTTCCCTCTGAGCCAAGATCCCCAGCCATCTGCCCCGAAGAAACGCAAAGTCAGTGTACCTAAATAA
- the LOC113059653 gene encoding HORMA domain-containing protein 1-like isoform X1 has product MACEQKLRPFQSCQMLPDVVSTEQQSLVLVKKLLAIAVSSITYLRGLFPEKAYGRKYVGELKVLILREHSCPGAQQIVQWLQGCFDALQRRYLRMVLLSVYCDPDNPQKVTECYQFKINYTENGPQMDFESKNGQSLTKMACDNTQKSSMLLVRKLYMLMQNLGPLPDNVCLNMKLFYYDEVTPQEYQPPGFKDDDNETLIFEKEPVNLTMGEVVTPFHSLRMNVTTERKRLEPFDEEEEVCVSTKWSLKMFEDGMMSETSVQQECMTKEKVITDAGIEYSETQEHSQRAHRSSKEDLDITNEKMDSLVKKTADLKVNARKTRSGRIFEPQISQLEFPLSQDPQPSAPKKRKVSVPK; this is encoded by the exons ATGGCATGTGAACAGAAACTTCGCCCTTTTCAG agctgtCAGATGCTGCCTGATGTAGTGTCCACCGAACAGCAGTCACTGGTGCTTGTGAAGAAACTTTTAGCCATTGCTGTCTCAAGCATCACTTACCTCAGGGGTCTTTTCCCAGAAAAGGCCTATGGTCGCAAATATGTTGGAG aGCTGAAAGTCCTTATACTGCGAGAGCATAGCTGCCCTGGTGCTCAGCAGATTGTGCAGTG GTTGCAGGGCTGTTTTGATGCACTTCAAAGAAGATAT CTACGAATGGTTCTTCTATCA GTTTACTGTGATCCAGACAATCCACAG AAAGTGACTGAATGCTACCAGTTTAAAATCAATTACACAGAGAATGGACCTCAGATGGACTTTGAGAG CAAAAATGGACAGAGTCTGACTAAAATGGCCTGTGACAACACCCAGAAATCCAGTATGCTGCTAGTGCGCAAGCTTTACATGCTGATGCAAAATCTTGGCCCGCTGCCTGACAACGTCTGCCTCAACATGAAACTCTTCTACTATGATGAAG TGACCCCTCAGGAGTATCAGCCACCTGGCTTCAAGGACGATGACAATGAGACTTTGATATTTGAGAAGGAACCAGTAAATCTGACCATGGGAGAGGTGGTCACACCTTTTCATAGTCTCCGAATGAACGTCACCACTGAGCGCAAGAGACTTGAGCCG tttgatgaggaggaggaagtaTGTGTGAGTACAAAATGGTCTTTGAAAATGTTTGAAGATGGAATGATGTCTGAGACCTCTGTTCAGCAG GAGTGTATGACAAAGGAGAAAGTCATCACTGATGCTGGCATTGAATACTCAG AAACTCAGGAACACTCCCAACGGGCTCACAGAAGCAGCAAGGAGGATCTTGACATAACAAATGAAAAG ATGGACAGTCTGGTAAAGAAAACTGCTGATCTTAAGGTGAACGCAAGGAAGACCAGGAGCGGACGCATCTTTGAACCTCAG ATCTCTCAGTTAGAGTTCCCTCTGAGCCAAGATCCCCAGCCATCTGCCCCGAAGAAACGCAAAGTCAGTGTACCTAAATAA
- the LOC113059155 gene encoding alpha-endosulfine-like, translating into MSSDNQDTETQSEQMDETQESQDTNSNPVRTEEAKLKAKYPSLGQKPGGSDFLMKRLQKGQKYFDSGDYNMAKAKMKNKQLPAAAGPDKNIVTGDHIPTPQDLPQRKSSLVTSKLAG; encoded by the exons ATGTCATCGGATAACCAGGACACGGAGACGCAGTCGGAGCAGATGGACGAGACTCAG gAATCCCAGGACACAAACTCAAACCCAGTGCGGACAGAGGAGGCCAAATTGAAAGCGAAGTATCCCAGCTTGGGCCAAAAGCCAGGTGGCTCCGACTTCCTGATGAAGAGACTGCAGAAAGgg CAAAAGTATTTTGACTCAGGAGATTACAACATGGCCAAGGCAAAGATGAAGAACAAACAGTTGCCTGCCGCAGCTGGTCCAGACAAGAACATCGTCACCGGGGATCACATTCCAACCCCACAAGACCTTCCGCAGAGAAAGTCCTCATTGGTTACAAGTAAACTGGCTGGCTAA
- the LOC113059157 gene encoding induced myeloid leukemia cell differentiation protein Mcl-1 homolog produces the protein MFPGSKVSHDSGLWQCIGIRALNGDSRSGGLLHKTLVLQELKHQNRFTGNTLQGSVPSSPEPDCEKIPHDYNTSTYDALEMDTREIIDIFLKNFTGFPHSKSGNKQVLATMNRVVESLAVKHELVYKGMIARLNLEQRGEDVSFVKTVATELFSDGVTNWGRIASLLTFGAIVCKHQSDKGHSKCVSLVGEEISSYLLTAQRDWLHKNKAWDGFVEFFHVPDTEAAVRNALMAIGSVATFGAALAYLIR, from the exons ATGTTTCCTGGGAGTAAAGTTTCACACGACAGCGGTTTGTGGCAATGCATCGGAATAAGAGCTCTTAACGGCGACAGCAGATCGGGCGGATTGCTTCACAAGACACTGGTATTGCAAGAACTGAAGCACCAGAACCGGTTCACAGGGAACACACTCCAGGGCTCGGTACCATCCTCGCCTGAGCCGGATTGCGAGAAAATACCACATGATTACAACACGTCTACCTACGACGCCCTGGAAATGGACACACGAGAGATTAttgacattttcttaaaaaactttACTGGATTCCCTCATTCTAAAAGTGGGAATAAACAGGTTCTGGCAACAATGAATCGGGTTGTGGAAAGTCTTGCAGTGAAGCACGAACTGGTTTACAAAG GTATGATTGCACGTCTGAATCTGGAGCAGAGAGGAGAAGATGTGAGTTTCGTCAAGACTGTGGCAACAGAACTCTTCAGCGATGGCGTCACAAACTGGGGGCGCATTGCCAGCCTGCTCACTTTTGGGGCAATCGTATGCAAGCATCAGAGTGATAAAGGACATAGCAAGTGTGTGAGTCTGGTGGGGGAAGAGATATCTTCATATCTTCTCACAGCCCAGCGGGACTGGCTGCATAAAAACAAAGCATGG GATGGCTTTGTGGAATTTTTTCATGTCCCAGATACAGAAGCGGCTGTGAGAAATGCATTGATGGCCATTGGTAGTGTGGCTACATTCGGAGCTGCACTTGCTTATTTGATACGGTGA